A section of the Oryza sativa Japonica Group chromosome 1, ASM3414082v1 genome encodes:
- the LOC4326384 gene encoding uncharacterized protein, with product MFYGAMVWDPWLIVSQIVCLQCLYYLALGLLMALLVGTRVPRLTLLYLFDFATLTPRTTTGWCVIAAFLLAAAAGAAFMLYVIERAKKCLDFAATLYIIHLFICIVYGGWPASVTWWVVNIAGLAIMSLLGEYLCIRRELKEIPISRLRASV from the exons atgTTCTATGGGGCGATGGTGTGGGATCCGTGGCTGATCGTGTCGCAGATCGTGTGCCTGCAGTGCCTCTACTACCTCGCCCTGGGCCTCCTCATGGCGCTCCTCGTCGGCACCCGCGTCCCGCGCCTCACCCTCCTCTACCTCTTCGACTTCGCCACGCTCACCCCGCGCACCACCACCGGATGGTGCGtcatcgccgccttcctcctcgccgccgccgccgg TGCTGCTTTCATGCTTTATGTGATTGAGAGAGCTAAGAAGTGCCTGGACTTTGCAGCCACCCTCTACATCATTCATCTGTTTATTTGCATTGTTTATGGTGGATGGCCAGCTTCAGTTACATGGTGGGTTGTTAATATTGCTGGTTTGGCGATTATGTCTCTTCTTGGTGAATACCTATGTATAAGGCGGGAATTAAAAGAAATTCCAATATCACGGCTTCGTGCAA GTGTTTAA
- the LOC4326383 gene encoding uncharacterized protein, with the protein MAMLLRRPLHTLPILPLLGRHLSSSSAAAEAVTADHHHHHDADLLSPPFDYLPGHPRPDAKHDELILAVPRASSGRHVAAKERKAGRVPAIVFEQENGQEGGNKRLVSVQSKQIRKLVDHLGRSFFLSRLFRLQVWSEHAGQGELIESVRVLPRKVHLHAGTDEPLNVTFMRAPSSALLKIDVPLMFIGEDASPGLRKGAYFNTIKRTVKYLCPADIVPPYIEVDLSELDVGQKLLMRDLKVHPALRLLQSPEQPICSIIGSRAPDQKKSK; encoded by the exons atggccATGCTGCTCCGGCGACCCCTCCACACCCTTCCCATCCTCCCCCTCctcggccgccacctctcctcctcctccgccgccgcggaggcggtcACCgcggaccaccaccaccaccacgacgcggacctcctgtcgccgccgtTCGACTACCTCCCGGGCCACCCGCGGCCGGACGCGAAGCACGACGAGCTCATCCTCGCCGTGCCGCGCGCCTCCTCGGGGCGGCACGTGGCGGCCAAGGAGCGGAAGGCCGGGCGGGTGCCGGCCATCGTGTTCGAGCAGGAGAACGGGCAGGAGGGCGGCAACAAGCGGCTGGTGTCCGTGCAGTCCAAGCAGATCCGCAAGCTCGTCGACCACCTCGGCCgctccttcttcctctcccgCCTCTTCCGCCTCCAGGTCTGGTCCGAGCACGCCGGCCAGGGGGAGCTCATCGAGAGCGTCCGCGTCCTTCCCCGCAAG GTACACTTACATGCAGGAACTGATGAGCCTCTGAATGTGACATTCATGAGAGCCCCTTCTTCAGCCCTACTCAAGATAGATGTTCCTTTGATGTTCATCGGAGAGGATGCATCGCCTGGTCTCAGGAAAG GGGCTTACTTCAACACCATAAAACGAACTGTCAAGTATCTGTGCCCTGCTGACATAGTGCCACCATACATTGAGGTGGATTTAAGTGAGTTGGATGTCGGACAGAAACTGTTGATGCGTGATCTCAAAGTTCACCCAGCTCTGAGGTTGCTTCAGTCACCGGAACAACCCATCTGTAGCATTATAGGATCAAGAGCACCTGATCAGAAGAAGTCAAAATAA
- the LOC4326381 gene encoding FCS-Like Zinc finger 10, producing the protein MAAESSLVPQTSSESIAQKMGFFRVPDLLVKLSSKCLIELDAVRSPTSPLDLIFFPGLGAKSPRSSFLGDRVGLGLVDSLTDDSSTPLGSRKVLLGSEMRITDNVTSKNSFTAPVEAGVVDQKDESMCDDLKGSFMSLDDIVNSEDYTRVVCRGPNPRTTHFFGDHVLEFEGEQLMPDESKSEESLPPRLEEGMMSFCYFCGEKLEEGKDIYVYQGDKAFCSMECRENFMEDEMEEGEPDLSAPPSSPVANDGCIFQLIQ; encoded by the exons ATGGCAGCTGAATCCTCCCTGGTTCCACAAACCTCCTCTGAATCGATTGCGCAGAAGATGGGCTTCTTCAGGGTCCCTGACCTTCTTGTCAAACTGAGCAGCAAATGTTTGATTGAGCTGGATGcagtccgcagcccaacatcgCCCCTAGACCTCATATTCTTCCCAGGCCTCGGTGCCAAATCGCCGAGGTCGTCTTTCCTTGGCGACAGGGTTGGGCTTGGACTGGTGGATTCACTTACTGATGATAGCTCCACTCCCTTGGGCAGCAGGAAGGTTCTTCTTGGATCTGAGATGAGGATTACTGATAATGTAACTTCCAAGAACAGCTTCACTGCTCCTGTCGAAGCTGGGGTGGTTGATCAGAAGGATGAGAGTATGTGTGATGACCTGAAGGGTAGTTTCATGTCTCTGGATGACATTGTCAATTCAGAGGATTACACCCGTGTTGTTTGTCGTGGTCCTAACCCTAGGACAACCCACTTCTTTGGAGATCATGTTTTAGAATTTGAAGGTGAGCAGCTGATGCCTGATGAGAGTAAGAGTGAGGAGAGTTTGCCCCCTCGTCTGGAAGAGGGTATGATGAGCTTCTGTTATTTTTGCGGTGAGAAACTCGAAGAAGGGAAAGACATCTACGTCTATCA GGGTGACAAAGCCTTTTGCAGCATGGAGTGCCGGGAGAATTTCATGGAAGATGAGATGGAAGAAGGCGAACCCGATCTCTCTGCACCTCCTAGCAGCCCAGTCGCCAACGATGGTTGTATTTTCCAACTGATCCAGTGA
- the LOC4326380 gene encoding uncharacterized protein has protein sequence MGVSMGQGNPMGMHLLPSGSSSPRTSPSLRDPPLSLPVLPNSDLSVSLPDLHKLRRNEPVTSGILHVRDLSFLRPRSHNGDDDEETEEMTREQEEKYLQWRSSLVEKLAGIELNLERVKFRMSVEIPPSDDFRAMKKSWENFYASELLSSRNPVRKIAKRPDTILVRGVPSRWFAETRISSKASTLVTHTIIESC, from the exons ATGGGTGTGAGTATGGGGCAAGGAAACCCAATGGGTATGCACTTGTTGCCATCTGGCAGCTCAAGTCCGCGCACCTCGCCTTCCCTCCGCGACccgcccctctccctccccgtcCTTCCCAACTCCGACCTCTCCGTGTCCCTCCCCGACCTGCATAAGCTTCGCCGCAATGAGCCCGTCACTTCGGGCATCCTCCACGTCCGCGACCTCTCATTCCTCCGCCCCCGCAGCCACAACGGGGATGATGATGAGGAGACCGAGGAGATGACCCGTGAGCAGGAGGAGAAGTACTTGCAGTGGAGGAGCTCCCTGGTCGAGAAGCTGGCCGGGATCGAGCTCAACCTCGAGAGGGTTAAGTTTCGGATGAGCGTCGAAATCCCGCCCTCCGATGACTTCAGGGCAATGAAGAAGTCTTGGGAGAATTTCTACGCCTCCGAGCTCCTCAGTAGCA GGAATCCTGTGAGGAAGATAGCGAAAAGGCCAGACACAATTCTTGTCCGTGGTGTGCCATCCAGGTGGTTTGCGGAGACGAGGATATCATCGAAAGCCTCCACACTGGTCACACACACTATCATCGAAAGCTGCTAG